The Pseudomonas iranensis genome includes a window with the following:
- the ppx gene encoding exopolyphosphatase yields the protein MPQSQAKNLSLIAAIDLGSNSFHMVVAKAQNGEIRILERLGEKVQLAAGIDDARQLNEESMQRGLDCLKRFAQLINGMPLGAVRIVGTNALREARNRGEFIRRAEEILGHTVEVISGREEARLIYLGVSHTLADTPGKRLVADIGGGSTEFIIGQRFEPLLRESLQMGCVSFTQRYFKDGKITPARYAQAYTAARLEIMSIEHALHRLTWDEAIGSSGTIRAIGLALKAGGHGSGEVNAEGLAWLKRKLFKLGDADKIDFEGIKPDRRAIFPAGLAILEAIFDALELQRMDHCEGALREGVLYDLLGRHHHEDVRERTLTSLMERYHVDLEQAARVERKALHAFDQVAVDWELDDGIWRELLGWAAKVHEVGLDIAHYHYHKHGAYLIEHSDLAGFSREDQQMLALLVRGHRRNIPKDKFAEFGDDGIKLIRLCVLLRFAILFHHIRGTQAMPQVVLHANGDHLDVEFPENWLDENQLTQADFGLEADWLTRVGIVLTVH from the coding sequence ATGCCGCAATCCCAAGCCAAGAATCTGTCCCTGATCGCCGCAATCGACCTGGGCTCCAACAGCTTTCACATGGTCGTGGCCAAGGCCCAGAACGGCGAAATCCGCATCCTCGAGCGCCTCGGCGAAAAGGTGCAACTGGCCGCCGGCATCGACGACGCGCGCCAGCTCAACGAAGAATCGATGCAGCGCGGCCTCGACTGCCTCAAGCGCTTTGCGCAACTGATCAACGGTATGCCGCTCGGTGCCGTGCGCATCGTCGGCACCAACGCCCTGCGTGAAGCGCGCAACCGTGGCGAATTCATCCGCCGCGCCGAAGAAATCCTCGGCCACACGGTAGAAGTCATCTCCGGCCGTGAAGAAGCGCGCCTGATCTATCTCGGCGTTTCGCACACACTCGCCGACACCCCAGGCAAACGTTTGGTCGCCGACATCGGCGGCGGCAGTACCGAATTCATCATCGGCCAGCGCTTCGAGCCGTTGCTGCGCGAAAGCCTGCAAATGGGCTGCGTGAGTTTCACCCAGCGCTACTTCAAGGACGGCAAGATCACCCCGGCCCGCTACGCCCAGGCCTACACGGCGGCGCGCCTGGAAATCATGAGCATCGAGCACGCCCTGCATCGCCTGACCTGGGATGAAGCCATCGGCTCCTCCGGTACGATTCGCGCCATCGGCCTGGCCCTGAAGGCTGGCGGCCACGGCAGCGGCGAGGTCAACGCCGAAGGTCTGGCATGGCTCAAGCGCAAGCTGTTCAAGCTCGGCGACGCCGACAAGATCGATTTCGAAGGCATCAAGCCCGATCGCCGGGCGATCTTTCCGGCGGGCCTGGCGATTCTCGAAGCGATTTTCGATGCCCTCGAACTGCAACGCATGGACCATTGCGAAGGCGCGCTGCGTGAAGGTGTGCTCTACGACTTGCTCGGCCGCCATCATCACGAAGACGTGCGCGAACGCACCCTGACCTCGCTGATGGAGCGCTATCACGTCGATCTGGAACAGGCGGCGCGGGTCGAGCGCAAGGCCCTGCACGCGTTCGATCAGGTCGCCGTCGACTGGGAGCTGGATGACGGCATCTGGCGCGAACTGCTCGGCTGGGCGGCGAAAGTCCACGAAGTCGGCCTCGACATCGCGCACTATCACTACCACAAGCACGGTGCCTACCTGATCGAGCACTCCGATCTGGCCGGCTTCTCCCGTGAGGATCAGCAGATGCTCGCGCTATTGGTGCGCGGGCACCGGCGCAATATTCCCAAGGACAAATTCGCCGAATTCGGCGATGACGGCATCAAGCTGATTCGCCTGTGCGTGCTGCTGCGGTTTGCCATTCTGTTCCATCACATTCGCGGAACCCAGGCGATGCCGCAGGTGGTGCTGCATGCCAATGGCGACCATCTGGATGTGGAATTCCCGGAGAACTGGCTGGATGAAAATCAGCTGACCCAGGCGGATTTCGGGCTTGAGGCGGACTGGTTGACGCGGGTGGGGATTGTTCTCACGGTGCACTGA
- the ppk1 gene encoding polyphosphate kinase 1, producing the protein MNTEGLTEVAVKEAQPVVEQITETPPELEPAPPAPVAETAVAVPAIAIPGLDDSSLYIHRELSQLQFNIRVLEQALDESYPLLERLKFLLIFSSNLDEFFEIRVAGLKKQITFAREQAGADGLQPHQALARISELVHGHVDRQYAILNDILLPELEKHQVRFIRRRNWTTKLKTWVRRYFRDEIAPIITPIGLDPTHPFPLLVNKSLNFIVELEGIDAFGRDSGLAIIPAPRLLPRIIKVPEEVGGAGDNYVFLSSMIHAHADDLFQGMKVKGCYQFRLTRNADLALDSEDVEDLARALRGELFSRRYGDAVRLEVADTCPKHLSDYLLKQFNLSETELYQVNGPVNLTRLFSITGLDSHPELQYTPFTPQIPKLLQNSENIFSVVSKQDILLLHPFESFTPVVDLLRQAAKDPHVLAVRQTLYRSGANSEIVDALVDAARNGKEVTAVIELRARFDEESNLQLASRLQAAGAVVIYGVVGFKTHAKMMLILRREAGEIVRYAHLGTGNYHAGNAKLYTDYSLLTSDDALCEDVGKLFSQLIGMGKTLRMKKLLHAPFTLKKGMLDMIARETQFALEGKPAHIIAKFNSLTDPKIIRALYKASQSGVRIDLVVRGMCCLRPGIAGVSHNIHVRSIIGRFLEHTRVFYFLNGGDEQMFLSSADWMERNLDKRVETCFPVEGKKLLTRVKKELELYLTDNTHSWSLQSDGRYIRNTPTGNQNPRSAQATLLERLGSPILPVSS; encoded by the coding sequence ATGAATACCGAAGGACTCACTGAAGTTGCCGTAAAAGAAGCTCAGCCGGTGGTCGAGCAAATCACCGAAACCCCGCCGGAACTGGAGCCTGCGCCACCCGCGCCGGTTGCCGAAACCGCTGTGGCGGTGCCGGCGATCGCCATTCCCGGCCTGGATGACAGCAGCCTGTACATCCACCGCGAGCTTTCGCAATTGCAGTTCAACATCCGCGTGCTGGAACAGGCGCTGGACGAGTCCTACCCGTTGCTGGAGCGGCTGAAGTTCCTGCTGATCTTCTCCAGCAACCTCGACGAATTCTTCGAGATCCGCGTCGCCGGGCTGAAAAAGCAAATCACCTTCGCCCGCGAACAGGCCGGCGCTGACGGCTTGCAGCCGCATCAGGCGCTGGCGCGGATCAGCGAGCTGGTCCACGGTCACGTTGACCGCCAGTACGCGATCCTCAACGACATCCTCCTGCCGGAGCTGGAAAAGCATCAGGTGCGCTTCATCCGTCGGCGCAACTGGACGACCAAGCTCAAGACCTGGGTCCGGCGCTATTTCCGCGACGAGATCGCGCCGATCATCACCCCGATCGGCCTCGACCCGACTCACCCGTTCCCGTTGCTGGTGAACAAGAGCCTGAACTTCATCGTCGAGCTCGAAGGCATCGACGCCTTCGGGCGCGATTCCGGTCTGGCGATCATCCCCGCGCCGCGCCTGCTGCCACGGATCATCAAGGTACCGGAAGAAGTCGGCGGCGCCGGCGACAACTATGTGTTCCTGTCGTCGATGATCCACGCCCACGCCGATGACCTGTTCCAGGGCATGAAGGTGAAAGGCTGCTACCAGTTCCGTCTGACCCGAAACGCCGACCTGGCGCTCGATTCCGAAGATGTCGAAGACTTGGCCCGCGCTCTGCGTGGCGAGTTGTTCTCGCGGCGCTACGGTGACGCGGTGCGTCTGGAAGTTGCCGACACCTGCCCGAAACACCTCTCGGACTACCTGCTCAAGCAGTTCAACCTGAGCGAGACCGAGCTGTATCAGGTCAACGGCCCGGTCAACCTGACGCGCCTGTTCAGCATCACCGGTCTGGACAGCCATCCGGAGCTGCAATACACGCCGTTCACCCCGCAGATCCCGAAACTGCTGCAAAACAGCGAAAACATCTTCAGTGTGGTCAGCAAGCAGGACATCCTCCTGCTGCACCCGTTCGAGTCGTTCACCCCGGTGGTCGACTTGCTGCGTCAGGCCGCGAAAGACCCGCACGTGCTCGCCGTTCGCCAGACCCTGTACCGCTCCGGCGCCAACTCCGAGATCGTCGATGCGCTGGTCGACGCCGCGCGTAACGGCAAGGAAGTCACTGCGGTGATCGAGCTGCGCGCGCGCTTCGACGAGGAATCCAACCTGCAACTGGCCAGCCGTCTGCAAGCGGCCGGTGCGGTGGTGATCTACGGCGTGGTCGGCTTCAAGACCCACGCCAAGATGATGCTGATCCTGCGCCGTGAGGCTGGCGAGATCGTCCGTTATGCGCATCTCGGTACCGGCAACTACCACGCCGGTAATGCCAAGCTCTACACCGACTACAGCCTGCTGACCTCCGACGACGCTTTGTGCGAAGACGTCGGCAAACTGTTCAGCCAGTTGATCGGCATGGGCAAGACGCTGCGCATGAAAAAGCTGCTGCATGCGCCGTTCACCCTGAAGAAGGGCATGCTCGACATGATTGCCCGCGAAACCCAGTTCGCCCTCGAAGGCAAACCGGCGCACATCATCGCCAAGTTCAACTCGCTGACCGATCCGAAGATCATCCGCGCGCTGTACAAGGCCAGCCAGTCCGGCGTGCGCATCGATCTGGTGGTGCGCGGCATGTGCTGCCTGCGTCCGGGCATCGCCGGGGTTTCGCACAACATTCATGTGCGCTCGATCATTGGCCGCTTCCTCGAGCACACGCGGGTGTTCTACTTCCTCAACGGCGGCGACGAGCAGATGTTCCTCTCCAGCGCCGACTGGATGGAGCGCAACCTCGACAAGCGCGTCGAGACCTGCTTCCCGGTGGAAGGCAAGAAGCTGCTGACCCGCGTCAAGAAGGAGCTGGAGCTGTACCTGACCGACAACACCCACAGCTGGAGCCTGCAGTCGGACGGCCGCTACATCCGCAACACACCCACCGGCAACCAGAACCCGCGCAGTGCGCAGGCGACGTTGCTGGAGCGGTTGGGCAGCCCGATACTGCCTGTCAGCAGTTAA
- the hemB gene encoding porphobilinogen synthase: MSFTPANRLFPATRLRRNRRDDFSRRLVRENVLTVDDLILPVFVLDGENRREAVASMPGVERLTIDLLLEEAAKWVELGIPALALFPVTPPELKSLDAAEAWNPEGIAQRATRALRERFPELGVITDVALDPFTTHGQDGILDEDGYVQNDITVDALVRQALSHAEAGAQVVAPSDMMDGRIQAIREALEIAGHVNVRIMAYSAKYASAYYGPFRDAVGSASNLGKANKASYQMDPANSDEALHEVGADLSEGADMVMVKPGMPYLDILFRVKDAFKVPTFVYQVSGEYAMHMAAIQNGWLSEAVILESLTAFKRAGADGILTYFAVRAAQLLREQK, encoded by the coding sequence GTGAGCTTTACCCCCGCCAATCGTCTGTTCCCAGCCACTCGTCTGCGCCGCAATCGTCGTGATGATTTTTCGCGGCGCCTGGTGCGTGAAAACGTATTGACGGTCGATGATCTGATTCTGCCAGTGTTCGTGCTCGACGGTGAAAACCGCCGCGAAGCCGTGGCCTCGATGCCGGGCGTCGAGCGACTGACCATTGATCTGCTGCTTGAAGAAGCGGCGAAATGGGTCGAGCTGGGCATTCCGGCGCTGGCGCTGTTCCCGGTCACCCCGCCTGAGCTGAAATCCCTCGATGCCGCCGAAGCCTGGAATCCCGAAGGCATCGCCCAGCGCGCCACTCGCGCCCTGCGTGAGCGTTTCCCGGAGCTGGGCGTGATCACTGACGTCGCGCTGGACCCGTTCACCACCCACGGTCAGGACGGCATTCTCGACGAAGACGGCTACGTGCAGAACGACATTACCGTCGATGCGCTGGTGCGCCAGGCGCTGTCCCACGCCGAAGCCGGAGCGCAGGTGGTGGCGCCGTCGGACATGATGGACGGCCGCATCCAGGCGATTCGTGAGGCGCTGGAAATCGCCGGCCACGTCAACGTGCGCATCATGGCCTACTCGGCCAAATACGCCAGCGCCTACTATGGCCCATTCCGCGATGCTGTGGGTTCGGCGTCGAACCTCGGCAAGGCCAACAAGGCTTCTTATCAGATGGACCCGGCCAACAGCGACGAAGCGCTGCACGAAGTCGGTGCCGACTTGTCTGAAGGCGCGGACATGGTCATGGTCAAGCCGGGCATGCCCTACCTGGACATTCTTTTTCGGGTCAAAGATGCCTTCAAGGTGCCGACCTTCGTCTATCAGGTCAGTGGCGAATACGCCATGCACATGGCCGCTATCCAGAATGGCTGGTTGAGCGAAGCGGTGATCCTCGAGTCACTGACCGCCTTTAAACGTGCCGGTGCAGATGGCATCCTGACTTACTTTGCCGTTCGTGCCGCTCAATTGTTACGAGAGCAGAAATAG
- a CDS encoding DedA family protein, translated as MLQQFLHDFGYFALFLGTFFEGETILVLAGFLAFRGYMDINLVVVVAFFGSYAGDQLWYFLGRKHGRKLLARKPRWQMMGDRALEHIRKHPDIWVLSFRFVYGLRTVMPVAIGLSGYPPGRYLLLNGIGAAIWATALAAAAYHFGAVLEGMLGSIKKYELWVLGALLILGLGLWLRRRFKNAQLAKKIYQDEQLAKAAEAEQLRLAETTPPAGPKTPAE; from the coding sequence ATGCTCCAACAATTTCTGCACGACTTTGGCTACTTTGCCTTGTTTCTCGGCACGTTCTTCGAAGGCGAAACCATCCTGGTGCTCGCAGGCTTCCTTGCGTTCCGTGGATACATGGACATCAACCTGGTGGTGGTCGTGGCATTCTTCGGCAGTTATGCCGGCGATCAGCTGTGGTACTTCCTGGGGCGCAAGCACGGGCGCAAATTGCTCGCGCGCAAACCGCGCTGGCAGATGATGGGCGACCGTGCGCTGGAGCACATCCGCAAACATCCGGACATCTGGGTCCTGAGCTTCCGCTTCGTTTATGGCCTGCGCACGGTGATGCCGGTGGCGATCGGTCTGTCCGGTTATCCACCGGGACGTTACTTGCTGCTCAACGGCATCGGCGCGGCGATCTGGGCCACCGCGCTGGCGGCGGCGGCTTACCACTTCGGCGCAGTGCTGGAAGGCATGCTCGGCAGCATCAAGAAGTACGAGCTGTGGGTGCTCGGCGCATTGCTGATCCTCGGCCTGGGCCTGTGGCTGCGGCGCCGCTTCAAGAATGCGCAACTGGCGAAGAAAATCTATCAGGACGAGCAACTCGCCAAGGCCGCCGAGGCAGAGCAGTTGCGCTTGGCCGAAACGACCCCTCCTGCCGGACCGAAAACGCCAGCCGAATAA
- the elbB gene encoding isoprenoid biosynthesis glyoxalase ElbB, protein MSKKVAVILSGSGVYDGAEIQESVITLLRLDQRGAQVQCFAPNIAQLHVINHLTGEEMPESRNVLVESARIARGNVKDIRDADVEDFDALIVPGGFGAAKNLSNFAIEGAGCTVQPEVLALAEAFAEAGKPVGLICISPALAAKIYGPGVTCTIGNDADTAAAMNKMGATHEECAVTEIVEDKARKLVTTPAYMLAQTISEAASGINKLVDRVLELTHENDA, encoded by the coding sequence ATGAGCAAAAAAGTTGCAGTGATCCTGTCCGGCAGTGGCGTGTACGACGGCGCCGAAATCCAGGAAAGTGTCATCACCCTGCTGCGCCTCGACCAGCGCGGCGCACAGGTGCAGTGCTTCGCGCCGAACATCGCGCAATTGCATGTGATCAACCACCTGACCGGCGAAGAAATGCCGGAATCGCGCAACGTGCTGGTGGAATCGGCGCGCATTGCCCGGGGCAACGTCAAGGATATCCGCGACGCCGACGTCGAAGACTTCGATGCGCTGATCGTGCCCGGCGGTTTCGGCGCGGCGAAGAACCTGTCGAACTTCGCCATCGAAGGCGCCGGCTGCACCGTGCAACCCGAAGTGCTGGCCCTGGCCGAAGCATTTGCCGAAGCGGGCAAGCCGGTCGGGCTGATCTGCATCTCCCCGGCGCTGGCAGCAAAAATCTATGGCCCGGGCGTGACCTGCACCATCGGCAACGACGCCGACACCGCTGCGGCCATGAACAAGATGGGCGCCACCCACGAAGAGTGCGCTGTGACCGAGATCGTCGAAGACAAGGCGCGCAAACTGGTCACCACCCCGGCGTACATGCTGGCGCAGACCATCAGTGAAGCGGCTTCGGGGATCAACAAACTGGTCGACCGCGTGCTCGAACTGACTCACGAAAACGACGCTTGA
- a CDS encoding IS110 family transposase produces MKKHTTIDQSLSADVSACSTVAIDLAKRVFQVAGEDALGQVIFEDRIKSREAFQVFLRGLPASVTVLVETGPGAQAWARLLQMQGNSVRILPAQLVASHRSGPKNDRNDVLAILRAGRDCKISAVPIKSAAALAMQALHRARQGYVRRRTAVGNQIRALLLEHGVAMAQGEIAIRQLVPRVLEDATQPLPDLLRELIAELLGEWGQLGERVNVLTGRLETAANEDETAKRLMTVRGVGPIIATALLAKQTEPERFANARLFAAYFGLVPSQHSSGEKNRLGGMSKNGDAYLRSLTIQGAHAVLRQIRPDSEQPDDRRLWRWISRLGRKQAAVRLANRNLRILWVLLQNDQTYRRRPGDGQEAAMSH; encoded by the coding sequence ATGAAAAAGCATACGACGATTGATCAATCCTTGTCAGCCGACGTGTCGGCATGCTCCACAGTTGCGATAGATCTTGCCAAGAGGGTTTTTCAGGTGGCTGGGGAGGATGCCCTCGGTCAGGTGATTTTCGAAGATCGAATCAAGTCGCGAGAAGCCTTTCAGGTATTTCTGCGTGGGCTTCCCGCGAGCGTTACGGTGTTAGTTGAAACCGGGCCCGGCGCTCAAGCATGGGCGCGATTGCTCCAGATGCAGGGTAATTCCGTCCGCATCCTGCCGGCCCAGCTGGTTGCCAGTCATCGTAGCGGCCCAAAAAATGATCGCAACGATGTATTGGCGATCTTGCGTGCAGGCCGCGACTGCAAAATTTCGGCAGTACCGATCAAGAGTGCTGCGGCGCTGGCGATGCAGGCCCTGCACAGGGCTCGTCAGGGCTATGTGCGGCGCCGCACTGCGGTGGGTAATCAGATACGCGCCTTGCTGTTGGAACATGGGGTAGCCATGGCTCAGGGTGAGATAGCGATCAGGCAGCTCGTGCCTCGAGTTCTGGAAGATGCCACTCAGCCGCTACCTGATTTGCTGCGTGAACTGATCGCCGAACTTTTGGGTGAGTGGGGCCAACTGGGTGAGCGCGTCAACGTGCTGACCGGTCGGCTGGAAACGGCAGCGAATGAGGATGAAACGGCGAAGCGGCTGATGACGGTGCGCGGTGTTGGTCCGATCATTGCCACGGCGCTGCTGGCCAAGCAGACCGAACCCGAACGCTTCGCCAACGCCCGTTTGTTCGCCGCCTACTTCGGATTGGTGCCCAGCCAGCACAGCTCTGGCGAGAAAAACCGATTGGGCGGAATGAGCAAGAACGGTGACGCTTATCTGCGAAGTTTAACGATTCAGGGCGCTCATGCCGTTTTAAGACAGATACGTCCGGATTCAGAGCAGCCGGACGACAGGCGTCTTTGGCGCTGGATTTCCCGCCTGGGCCGCAAGCAGGCAGCAGTGCGATTAGCCAATCGAAATCTGCGCATCCTCTGGGTGCTGCTGCAAAACGACCAGACTTATCGGCGCCGGCCGGGCGATGGCCAGGAGGCTGCGATGAGTCACTGA
- a CDS encoding YaiI/YqxD family protein codes for MRVWIDADACPRAAKDLVVKFALKRQFEVVLVAGQPQVKPGLAIVKLIVVPSGPDAADDYLVEHAVPGELVICSDIPLADRLVKKGVAALDPRGKEFDAQNMGERLAVRNLFTDLREQGQMSGGPAPFGEREKQAFANALDRILTRLTRKP; via the coding sequence ATGCGTGTATGGATCGATGCCGACGCCTGTCCACGGGCGGCGAAGGATCTGGTGGTGAAGTTCGCGTTAAAGCGCCAGTTCGAAGTGGTGCTGGTGGCCGGGCAGCCGCAGGTCAAGCCGGGGCTGGCGATCGTCAAATTGATTGTGGTGCCGAGCGGGCCGGATGCGGCAGATGATTATCTGGTCGAGCATGCGGTGCCGGGCGAACTGGTGATCTGCAGCGATATTCCGCTGGCCGATCGGCTGGTGAAGAAGGGCGTGGCGGCGCTGGATCCGCGCGGCAAGGAGTTCGATGCGCAGAACATGGGCGAACGCCTGGCGGTGCGTAATCTGTTCACCGATCTCAGAGAGCAGGGCCAGATGAGCGGCGGGCCGGCGCCGTTTGGCGAGCGTGAAAAGCAGGCGTTTGCCAATGCGCTGGATCGGATCCTGACCCGGCTCACCCGCAAGCCCTGA
- a CDS encoding FTR1 family protein, which yields MTASSRLLAWLLFPLLSLSSLPLLADTVEGAPQALHLLDYISADYPPTVAAGKVIDDGEYREQLEFTQVLQGLITALPAKPEKAALEQGVESLHAAITAKQDGADVARQARQLGAKLAVAYEVSQAPIITPDPTRGAPLYAQNCSVCHGDTGAGDGPAGVGLTPAPANLRDAARMDHLSLYAIYSTLGQGVEGTDMPAFADQLDDRQRWDLATYIAGFSADAAAVKSDKAYNIADLARQTPAEVQAAEGAEVAATFRAQRAQPPQVKRGPAQLLDYTAATLDKSLAAYRAGEHDQAYDLSVAAYLEGFELVESSLDNVDANVRKDTEKSLMAYRQSLQDGLPVEQTEQRLDAAKARLKESAGLLGSDGLSWSLSFISGLLILLREGLEAILVLAAILAFLRNTGQQSAVRSVNVGWGLALLAGLGTWALAAYVIDVSGSQRELLEGATALFASVMVLWLGVWMHDRRHAAAWQDYIKSSLVGGGGRFGFAILAFFSVYRELFEVILFYETLWLQAGPAGHNAVLAGGATALVLLVGLAWVILRGSAKLPLTLFFSINAALLCALSVVFAGHGVKALQEAGIFGTRPVAFFEFDWLGIHADAYSLTAQVVAIVAIAVLYGRSWVAEKRRVSAA from the coding sequence ATGACTGCCTCGTCCCGATTGCTGGCCTGGCTGCTGTTCCCGTTATTGTCCCTGAGCAGCCTGCCGCTGCTGGCCGATACCGTGGAAGGCGCGCCGCAAGCGTTGCACCTGCTCGATTACATCAGTGCCGATTACCCGCCAACGGTCGCGGCAGGCAAAGTCATCGACGATGGCGAATACCGCGAGCAGCTGGAATTCACTCAGGTCCTGCAAGGCTTGATCACTGCATTACCGGCCAAACCGGAAAAAGCCGCGCTGGAACAGGGCGTCGAATCTTTGCATGCCGCCATCACTGCAAAGCAGGACGGTGCCGATGTCGCCCGTCAGGCCCGACAGCTGGGGGCGAAACTGGCGGTGGCTTATGAAGTCAGCCAGGCACCGATCATCACCCCGGACCCGACACGCGGTGCGCCGTTGTATGCGCAGAACTGCTCGGTGTGCCATGGCGACACTGGCGCTGGCGACGGCCCGGCCGGCGTCGGTCTGACCCCTGCGCCAGCCAACCTGCGCGATGCTGCGCGCATGGATCACCTGAGCCTGTACGCGATCTACAGCACCCTCGGCCAGGGCGTCGAAGGCACCGACATGCCGGCGTTTGCCGATCAGCTCGATGATCGCCAGCGCTGGGATCTGGCCACCTACATCGCCGGCTTCAGTGCCGATGCGGCAGCCGTCAAGTCCGACAAGGCCTACAACATTGCCGACCTGGCCCGGCAGACCCCGGCCGAGGTGCAGGCTGCCGAGGGCGCAGAGGTCGCGGCAACGTTCCGGGCTCAGCGCGCGCAACCGCCGCAGGTCAAACGTGGTCCGGCACAGTTGCTTGATTACACTGCCGCCACGCTGGACAAGAGCCTCGCGGCCTACCGCGCCGGTGAACATGATCAGGCCTATGACCTGTCGGTAGCAGCGTACCTGGAAGGCTTCGAACTGGTCGAAAGCTCGCTGGACAACGTCGATGCCAACGTGCGCAAGGACACCGAAAAATCGCTGATGGCTTACCGGCAGTCGCTGCAGGACGGTCTGCCGGTCGAGCAGACCGAGCAGCGTCTGGACGCGGCCAAGGCCAGACTCAAGGAGTCCGCCGGTCTGCTGGGCAGCGATGGTCTGAGCTGGTCGCTGAGCTTCATCTCCGGTCTGCTGATTCTGCTGCGCGAAGGTCTGGAAGCGATTCTGGTGCTGGCGGCGATCCTCGCCTTCTTGCGCAACACCGGTCAGCAGTCAGCGGTGCGCAGTGTCAACGTTGGCTGGGGCCTGGCGTTGCTGGCGGGCTTGGGCACCTGGGCGCTGGCGGCGTATGTGATCGACGTCAGCGGTTCGCAGCGTGAGTTGCTGGAAGGCGCCACCGCGTTGTTTGCCAGCGTCATGGTGTTGTGGCTCGGCGTGTGGATGCATGACCGCCGTCACGCGGCGGCCTGGCAGGATTACATCAAGAGCAGTCTGGTAGGCGGCGGTGGTCGTTTCGGTTTTGCGATCCTGGCGTTTTTTTCGGTGTACCGCGAATTGTTCGAGGTGATTCTGTTCTACGAAACCCTGTGGCTGCAGGCCGGGCCTGCCGGGCACAACGCCGTGCTGGCTGGCGGTGCGACGGCGCTGGTGCTGCTGGTCGGCCTAGCGTGGGTCATTCTGCGCGGATCGGCGAAACTGCCGCTGACGCTGTTCTTCAGCATCAACGCCGCGCTGCTGTGCGCGTTGTCGGTGGTGTTTGCCGGGCATGGCGTCAAGGCCTTGCAGGAAGCCGGGATCTTCGGCACACGGCCGGTGGCGTTCTTTGAATTCGACTGGCTGGGGATCCATGCCGATGCCTATTCGCTGACCGCGCAGGTGGTGGCGATTGTGGCGATTGCTGTGCTGTATGGGCGCAGTTGGGTGGCGGAGAAGCGTCGGGTTTCGGCTGCATAA